A window of the Butyricimonas virosa genome harbors these coding sequences:
- a CDS encoding DNA alkylation repair protein, whose product MEVFPIDKKVEQLFKEVSRRIFRLQNGRSLDSMERIGADTRGQIGASYLSLKNLAGQYQPDLRLAQLLWGTKKREEQIVACFLFPVQELITEKITQLLQYCYNFEIAEYFGTLVLSKLENVKQMVNEYLNSDHSYLQVAALTAIGRSRIDRKLNSPFTDSYILNMDRAKFTDTNVQKVYDRVSICLRE is encoded by the coding sequence ATGGAAGTTTTCCCGATAGATAAAAAAGTAGAGCAACTCTTTAAAGAAGTCAGCCGAAGAATATTCCGGTTACAAAACGGAAGAAGTCTTGACAGCATGGAACGGATAGGAGCTGACACGCGGGGACAGATCGGGGCAAGTTACCTCTCTCTCAAAAATCTGGCCGGACAATACCAACCCGATTTAAGATTGGCACAACTATTGTGGGGAACAAAGAAACGAGAAGAACAAATCGTTGCCTGTTTTTTATTCCCGGTTCAAGAGTTGATTACAGAAAAAATTACTCAATTATTACAATACTGTTACAACTTCGAGATCGCAGAATATTTCGGGACGTTAGTTCTTTCGAAACTGGAAAACGTGAAACAAATGGTAAATGAATATTTAAATTCCGATCATTCCTATCTTCAAGTTGCAGCACTAACCGCCATCGGCAGGAGTCGAATTGATCGAAAACTAAACTCCCCATTCACCGATAGTTACATTCTAAACATGGATCGTGCCAAGTTCACGGACACGAACGTACAAAAGGTATACGATCGTGTAAGCATATGCTTGAGAGAATAG